Proteins from a genomic interval of bacterium:
- a CDS encoding acyl-CoA dehydratase activase-related protein, whose amino-acid sequence FLDSDRVNFQKEGYAKEELLAGLAQVLPKNVWQYVVQIPRMAELGRRFVLQGGTQYNLAAVKAQVDYIKERVPDAEVLVHPHTGEAGAIGAAMETRRVVQRRGYSTFIGLDPAIGLQFTARNDESTVCHFCPNNCSRTFIDTVTPSGDTSRYISGFSCEKGTVESKEAMVELSKKRNELKKQYPNLVDFEAHVLFNSHEYEALPADKTEIEDIAVKKTLMGNIKRVPIKRGFIRSSAEAAERRRGLRVGIPRVLNIYSSAPIWKTYFECLGLMPNNIVFSDFSGEEMWAEGGKYGSIDPCYPSKVSQAHIHNLLFHKHKPEKPLNYIFFPILTHIPSGLKNVMDDACCPIVAGAPEVMKAAFTKENNFFAERGITYLDPALTLNEKLLFKKQMFNAFGELLGITEDENDWAVEQGWKALSRLDQTLQAKGRAILDDAEEKNKMVLLLLGRPYHVDPGLNHDVLEEFQARGYPVLSMRSLPRDPEYLAKLFKTDVAAGRDPLDITDVWPENYSANSAQKVWAAKFAGRHPNIAVLDLSSFKCGHDAPTYGIIDKIIGTSNTPYSALHDIDANKPGGSIKIRVKTYAHSLSLREEALEDLAKKKEELRRRLEEKRAELMKLQSPKEANYAEAV is encoded by the coding sequence TTCCTCGACAGCGACCGGGTCAACTTCCAGAAGGAAGGCTACGCCAAGGAAGAGTTGCTCGCGGGCCTCGCTCAAGTTTTGCCGAAGAACGTGTGGCAGTACGTCGTTCAGATCCCGCGGATGGCCGAACTGGGACGCCGCTTCGTTCTCCAGGGCGGAACCCAATACAACTTGGCCGCGGTCAAGGCCCAGGTCGATTATATCAAGGAGAGGGTGCCTGACGCCGAGGTCCTGGTTCATCCCCATACCGGCGAGGCCGGCGCGATCGGCGCCGCGATGGAAACCCGCCGGGTCGTCCAGCGCCGCGGTTACTCGACCTTCATCGGCCTCGATCCGGCGATCGGTCTCCAATTCACCGCCCGCAACGACGAGTCGACCGTCTGCCATTTCTGCCCCAACAATTGCAGCCGGACCTTCATCGACACCGTGACGCCATCCGGCGACACCAGCCGCTACATCTCGGGCTTCAGCTGCGAGAAGGGCACGGTCGAATCGAAGGAAGCGATGGTCGAGCTCAGCAAGAAGCGCAACGAGCTCAAGAAGCAGTATCCCAACCTCGTCGACTTCGAGGCCCATGTCCTCTTCAATAGCCACGAGTATGAGGCGCTGCCGGCCGACAAAACCGAGATCGAGGACATCGCGGTCAAGAAGACCCTGATGGGCAACATCAAGCGGGTCCCGATCAAGCGCGGCTTCATCCGCTCCTCGGCCGAGGCGGCCGAGCGCCGCCGGGGGCTGCGGGTCGGCATTCCGCGGGTGCTCAACATCTACAGCAGCGCCCCGATTTGGAAGACCTACTTCGAATGCCTGGGCCTGATGCCCAACAACATCGTCTTCTCCGATTTCAGCGGCGAGGAGATGTGGGCCGAGGGCGGGAAGTACGGCTCGATCGACCCCTGCTATCCCTCCAAGGTCTCGCAGGCCCATATCCATAATTTGCTCTTCCACAAGCACAAGCCGGAGAAGCCCCTCAACTACATCTTCTTCCCGATCCTGACCCACATCCCCTCGGGCCTGAAGAACGTCATGGACGACGCCTGCTGCCCGATCGTGGCCGGCGCGCCCGAGGTCATGAAGGCGGCCTTCACCAAGGAGAACAACTTCTTCGCCGAGCGCGGGATCACTTACCTCGATCCGGCGCTGACCCTGAACGAGAAGCTCCTCTTCAAGAAGCAGATGTTCAACGCTTTCGGCGAGCTCCTCGGCATCACCGAGGACGAGAACGACTGGGCGGTGGAGCAGGGCTGGAAGGCCTTGAGCCGCCTCGACCAGACGCTCCAGGCCAAGGGCCGGGCCATCCTCGACGATGCCGAAGAGAAGAACAAGATGGTCCTGCTGCTGCTCGGGCGGCCTTATCACGTCGATCCCGGCCTCAATCACGACGTGCTCGAGGAATTCCAGGCCCGCGGCTATCCGGTGCTCTCGATGCGCTCGCTGCCCCGCGATCCCGAATACCTGGCCAAGCTCTTCAAGACCGACGTCGCTGCCGGCCGCGACCCGCTCGACATCACCGACGTTTGGCCCGAGAACTACAGCGCCAACAGCGCCCAGAAGGTCTGGGCCGCCAAGTTCGCCGGCCGCCATCCCAATATCGCGGTCCTCGATCTCTCCAGCTTCAAGTGCGGCCACGATGCGCCGACCTACGGCATCATCGACAAGATCATCGGCACCAGCAACACGCCGTATTCGGCCCTGCACGACATCGACGCCAACAAGCCCGGCGGCTCGATCAAGATCCGGGTCAAGACTTACGCCCACTCCCTGAGCCTCCGCGAGGAAGCGCTCGAGGACTTGGCGAAAAAGAAGGAAGAACTGCGTCGGCGCCTCGAAGAGAAGCGCGCCGAGCTCATGAAATTGCAATCCCCAAAGGAGGCGAACTATGCCGAAGCCGTCTAA